A section of the Saliniramus fredricksonii genome encodes:
- a CDS encoding SDR family NAD(P)-dependent oxidoreductase yields the protein MENSPDADSQVAPANVTTPAPAPATAPVVIVAGASRGVGRGIALALGEAGMRVVVTARSSEGGRITEARRETIEDTARTIIAAGGAAYPYRCDHTDPRDVDGLTAWCLRRFGRIDVAICAVWGGNEGFDGERYDDGTRWGDPYWRRPLTRFAPAMETGLHAALVLAHAVTPAMVAARAGLIGFVTFDPDSGYLGDLTYDIAKASVARLAYACAQELTETGVTALALAPGRVRTERALEAGMRDDEGESPLYLGRGVAAMLAQGDAAAHAGRVVHAADLAQRYAIRDTDGRQPARFAP from the coding sequence ATGGAGAACAGCCCGGACGCCGATTCGCAGGTCGCCCCTGCAAACGTCACCACACCCGCCCCAGCTCCCGCAACCGCCCCCGTCGTGATCGTGGCCGGGGCCTCGCGCGGGGTGGGACGCGGGATCGCGCTCGCCCTCGGCGAAGCGGGGATGCGTGTGGTGGTGACCGCGCGTTCCAGCGAGGGCGGGCGCATCACGGAAGCGCGGCGCGAGACCATCGAGGACACGGCCCGCACGATCATCGCGGCGGGCGGGGCCGCCTATCCCTACAGGTGCGACCATACCGATCCCCGTGACGTTGACGGGCTCACCGCCTGGTGCCTGCGCCGCTTCGGGCGCATCGATGTCGCAATCTGCGCCGTCTGGGGCGGCAATGAGGGGTTCGACGGCGAGCGTTACGATGACGGTACCCGCTGGGGCGATCCCTATTGGCGCCGCCCGCTGACGCGTTTCGCGCCCGCCATGGAGACCGGGCTCCATGCGGCCCTGGTGCTGGCCCATGCGGTGACACCGGCCATGGTGGCCGCCCGCGCCGGCCTGATCGGCTTCGTCACCTTCGATCCCGATTCCGGCTATCTCGGCGATCTCACCTACGACATCGCCAAGGCGAGTGTGGCGCGGCTCGCTTATGCCTGCGCGCAGGAGCTCACGGAAACGGGCGTCACCGCGCTGGCCCTCGCCCCGGGCCGGGTGCGCACGGAGCGGGCGCTGGAGGCGGGGATGCGCGACGATGAAGGCGAAAGCCCGCTCTATCTCGGACGGGGGGTCGCGGCCATGCTGGCGCAGGGCGACGCCGCTGCTCATGCCGGTCGGGTCGTGCATGCCGCCGATCTCGCGCAGCGTTACGCGATCCGCGATACAGACGGCAGACAGCCCGCGCGATTCGCGCCGTGA
- a CDS encoding VOC family protein produces the protein MPKLERILETVLYVKDLERAAAFYEEFMELPVLFTDQRMRAFDVGGNGTLLLFITGQSLRPVETPMGTIPPHDGDGPAHIAFSITKTELGAWEKHLDKGGIPVESRMEWPRGGISIYFRDPDDHLIELATPGLWKGY, from the coding sequence ATGCCGAAGCTCGAACGGATCCTCGAAACCGTCCTCTATGTGAAGGATCTGGAGCGCGCCGCCGCCTTCTATGAGGAATTCATGGAATTGCCCGTGCTGTTCACCGATCAGCGCATGCGCGCCTTCGATGTCGGCGGCAACGGCACGCTTCTGCTCTTCATCACCGGCCAGTCCCTGCGCCCGGTCGAGACGCCGATGGGCACGATCCCGCCGCATGACGGGGACGGACCGGCGCATATCGCTTTCTCGATCACGAAAACCGAACTCGGAGCCTGGGAGAAGCATCTCGACAAGGGCGGCATTCCCGTCGAGAGCCGGATGGAATGGCCGCGCGGCGGCATCAGCATCTATTTCCGTGATCCGGACGATCATCTGATCGAACTGGCCACGCCCGGGCTGTGGAAGGGCTATTGA
- a CDS encoding NfeD family protein, whose protein sequence is MNDRHENPFDMIAEDTAPRGGILTRLRGAPRIVFAVICLLVGLGIAVADELLRDVEREAERAQETAVEDATPLDISRAVIADLEGGIGPAVTMLIEEGLEEARNLGDAMLVIRMNTPGGLDSATRDIIRLILASDVPVMTYVAPSGARAASAGTYILYASHVAVMAPSTNLGAATPVQMGGGGLGGGGEDEDASEDPMTRKVVNDSVAFIRGLAELRGRNADWAEEAVREGASITSSVAIEQNVADYIADDLRAAIDGADGRVVNLPRGSVVLESAGAELVQFEPNFMTRFLGVITNPNVAYILMLIGIYGLIFEFANPGIVFSGVIGAISLILGLFALNLLPVNYAAFALVGLGVALMIAEVFSPSFGIMGIGGAIAFALGSMMIFDGDVPGFELDISVVIAATAVTGLIIFIALTTALRSFRARTVSGDEGLQDETGTVLNWSGKTGEIMIHSERWHAVADEALAPGDSVRVLAREGLNLRVAPMAQAGSDASAPRIRTT, encoded by the coding sequence ATGAATGACCGGCACGAAAACCCGTTCGACATGATCGCGGAGGACACCGCCCCGCGCGGTGGCATTCTCACCCGGCTGCGCGGGGCGCCGCGTATCGTCTTTGCGGTGATCTGCCTGCTGGTCGGGCTGGGCATCGCGGTTGCCGACGAATTGCTGCGCGATGTCGAGCGCGAGGCCGAGCGGGCACAGGAAACGGCGGTCGAGGACGCCACCCCGCTCGACATCAGCCGCGCCGTCATCGCCGATCTCGAAGGCGGGATCGGCCCCGCCGTCACCATGCTGATCGAGGAGGGGCTGGAAGAGGCGCGCAATCTTGGCGATGCCATGCTCGTCATCCGCATGAACACGCCGGGCGGGCTCGATTCCGCCACCCGCGACATCATCCGCCTGATCCTCGCCAGCGACGTGCCCGTGATGACTTACGTCGCGCCCAGCGGCGCGCGGGCCGCGAGTGCGGGCACCTACATTCTCTATGCGAGCCATGTGGCGGTGATGGCGCCCTCGACCAATCTCGGGGCGGCGACACCCGTCCAGATGGGCGGTGGCGGCCTGGGTGGTGGCGGTGAAGACGAGGACGCCTCCGAAGACCCGATGACACGCAAGGTCGTCAACGATTCCGTCGCCTTCATCCGGGGGCTCGCGGAATTGCGCGGGCGCAATGCCGACTGGGCCGAGGAGGCCGTGCGCGAGGGTGCGAGCATCACCTCCAGCGTCGCGATCGAGCAGAACGTTGCCGATTACATCGCCGATGATCTGCGCGCCGCGATCGACGGGGCCGATGGACGCGTCGTCAATCTGCCGCGCGGGAGCGTCGTGCTGGAGAGCGCCGGGGCGGAACTGGTGCAATTCGAGCCGAATTTCATGACGCGCTTTCTCGGGGTGATCACCAATCCCAATGTCGCCTATATCCTCATGCTGATCGGGATTTACGGGCTGATCTTCGAATTCGCCAATCCCGGCATCGTGTTTTCCGGCGTGATCGGTGCGATCTCGCTCATTCTCGGCCTGTTCGCCCTCAATCTCCTGCCGGTCAACTATGCCGCCTTCGCGCTGGTGGGTCTGGGAGTGGCGCTGATGATCGCGGAGGTGTTCTCGCCATCCTTCGGGATCATGGGGATCGGCGGCGCCATCGCCTTCGCCCTCGGTTCGATGATGATCTTCGACGGTGACGTGCCCGGTTTCGAGCTCGATATCAGTGTCGTGATCGCCGCAACCGCCGTAACCGGGCTGATCATCTTCATTGCGCTGACCACGGCCTTGCGCTCGTTTCGCGCGCGCACCGTCAGCGGTGACGAGGGCTTGCAGGACGAGACCGGAACGGTGCTGAACTGGTCGGGCAAGACGGGCGAGATCATGATCCACAGCGAGCGCTGGCATGCGGTTGCCGACGAAGCACTCGCGCCCGGTGACAGCGTGCGCGTGCTCGCCCGTGAGGGCCTGAACCTGCGTGTCGCACCCATGGCGCAAGCCGGATCCGACGCAAGCGCGCCCAGAATTCGAACGACCTGA
- a CDS encoding slipin family protein, which translates to MPIDFAAYILLAALIIVVIGSAIKIMREYERAVVFTLGRFTGVKGPGLIIIIPFIQQIVRVDLRTVTLDVPSQDVISRDNVSVKVNAVIYFRVVDPDRAIIQVENFMVATSQLAQTTLRSVLGKHDLDEMLSERDKLNEDIQEILDKQTDSWGIKVANVEIKHVDIDESMVRAIARQAEAERNRRARIINAEGESQAAEKLVDAAKLLGTAPEAMQLRLLNTLYDIAGDKNSTIVFPVPIDMLRGIFGENANIPGPFVAGGDQTGQPARAAPASGGTAPGEASGTKGG; encoded by the coding sequence ATGCCGATCGATTTCGCTGCCTATATCCTTCTCGCCGCCCTGATCATCGTCGTGATCGGCTCGGCGATCAAGATCATGCGTGAATACGAGCGCGCCGTGGTCTTCACCCTCGGTCGCTTCACGGGCGTGAAGGGCCCCGGTCTGATCATCATCATTCCCTTCATCCAGCAGATCGTGCGGGTCGATCTGCGCACCGTGACCCTCGACGTGCCGAGCCAGGACGTGATCTCGCGCGACAACGTCTCGGTGAAGGTGAATGCGGTGATCTATTTCCGCGTCGTCGACCCGGACCGTGCCATCATCCAGGTCGAGAATTTCATGGTTGCGACCAGCCAGCTGGCCCAGACGACGCTGCGCTCGGTGCTCGGCAAGCACGATCTCGACGAGATGCTTTCCGAGCGCGACAAGCTCAACGAGGATATCCAGGAAATTCTCGACAAGCAGACCGATTCCTGGGGCATCAAGGTCGCCAATGTCGAGATCAAACATGTCGATATCGACGAGAGCATGGTGCGCGCCATCGCCCGCCAGGCCGAGGCCGAGCGCAACCGCCGCGCCCGCATCATCAACGCCGAGGGTGAATCCCAGGCGGCCGAGAAGCTGGTTGACGCCGCCAAGCTGCTCGGCACGGCTCCCGAAGCCATGCAGCTGCGCCTGCTCAACACGCTCTACGACATTGCCGGCGACAAGAACTCGACCATCGTCTTCCCCGTTCCGATCGACATGCTCAGGGGCATCTTCGGCGAGAATGCCAACATACCCGGGCCCTTTGTCGCGGGTGGCGACCAGACCGGCCAGCCGGCCCGGGCTGCACCCGCATCCGGTGGCACCGCACCGGGTGAGGCCAGTGGGACGAAGGGCGGCTGA